The following proteins are encoded in a genomic region of Rhodoferax aquaticus:
- a CDS encoding NADPH-dependent F420 reductase, whose translation MTNTNPKTVAILGNGVVGIALAKGFAELGYAVVFGTRDAQGEKTVQALAAVPGATAASFSEAARASSVAVLALPWSGLEAGVLAAGAENLAGKLVIDPSNPLDFSTGAPTLAVGHTDSAGELVQRLLPTAKVVKAFNIITAGHMVHPKLLDGTPDMLIAGNDAEAKAHVGALLLAFGWRAPIDMGDITASRLLEPLAMVWISYGFRNNHWTHGFSLLGQKA comes from the coding sequence ATGACAAACACCAACCCTAAAACAGTGGCCATCCTCGGCAATGGCGTGGTCGGCATCGCGCTGGCCAAGGGCTTTGCAGAGCTGGGGTATGCGGTCGTCTTCGGCACCCGCGATGCGCAAGGCGAAAAAACGGTTCAGGCCTTGGCTGCCGTGCCCGGGGCAACGGCTGCGTCCTTCAGTGAGGCCGCACGTGCGAGCAGCGTGGCGGTCTTGGCACTGCCATGGTCGGGCCTAGAGGCAGGCGTCTTGGCTGCTGGCGCTGAGAACCTGGCTGGAAAACTGGTTATTGACCCCAGCAATCCACTGGACTTCTCCACCGGTGCACCAACCCTGGCCGTTGGCCATACCGACTCTGCAGGCGAGCTCGTGCAACGCCTCTTGCCAACCGCCAAAGTCGTCAAAGCTTTCAACATCATCACCGCGGGCCACATGGTGCACCCCAAGCTGCTGGATGGAACACCGGACATGCTGATTGCCGGCAATGACGCCGAGGCCAAAGCACACGTAGGTGCATTGCTACTTGCCTTTGGCTGGCGCGCGCCGATCGACATGGGTGACATCACGGCCAGCCGCTTGCTGGAGCCCTTGGCCATGGTGTGGATCAGCTACGGCTTTCGCAACAACCATTGGACCCACGGCTTTAGCCTGCTGGGTCAAAAAGCGTAA